The following proteins come from a genomic window of Amphiura filiformis chromosome 16, Afil_fr2py, whole genome shotgun sequence:
- the LOC140172554 gene encoding uncharacterized protein, which yields MHKLVIGNTFFTKNKNRYWTWESPDGHTRNQIDFILSSQKGIIQDCGFITKVDIGSDHRMVRAKLHISKRLARLKFIRNEKKGKITILRLREKRSEFQLELKNRFEGLDIEELDLDQKYQTISSTVMEVAAQEKWRKQTTEEDKEIEALDRRRKLRKEIIDKSIPEKSEYRELVKTVRKKRRQRSRKKRKEQIEIILKSGRGPQHIAKLNRKKSRMHQMRQKDAVLTNDRQEILNVCADFYQDLSSSKSNEAKPNTISPDISAIPSITQKEVEMAVKEMKDSKAPGTDDITSDIIKIGGEGITQHLVGLYNQILDEKRIPVCWKEAKVILLYKKAMEDIFRKLNLQERGINIDGEKLTDEMG from the exons ATGCATAAGCTGGTTATAGGCAACACATTCTTCACGAAAAATAAAAACCGCTATTGGACATGGGAAAGCCCTGATGGACACACCAGAAACCAAATAGACTTTATTCTCAGTAGCCAAAAGGGAATTATCCAGGACTGTGGATTTATCACAAAGGTAGATATAGGAAGTGATCACAGAATGGTGAGGGCTAAACTTCATATCAGCAAAAGACTAGCCAGGCTTAAATTTatcagaaatgaaaagaaaggCAAGATTACCATCCTACGACTAAGAGAGAAGAGGTCAGAATTCCAGTTGGAATTGAAAAATCGCTTTGAGGGACTAGACATTGAAGAGTTGGATTTAGACCAAAAATACCAAACTATATCCAGCACTGTGATGGAAGTGGCAGCACAAGAGAAGTGGAGGAAGCAAACAACTGAGGAGGACAAAGAGATTGAGGCCCTGGACAGAAGGAGGAAATTGAGAAAAGAAATTATCGACAAATCAATACCTGAAAAGAGCGAATACAGGGAGCTCGTCAAAACTGTGAGGAAAAAACGTAGACAGAGGagcagaaagaagagaaaagaacaaATAGAAATCATTCTCAAAAGTGGAAGAGGACCTCAGCATATTGCAAAGCTGAACCGGAAGAAATCAAGAATGCACCAAATGAGACAAAAAGACGCTGTCTTAACAAATGACAGGCAAGAGATACTTAATGTATGCGCAGACTTTTATCAAGACCTGTCTAGCTCCAAATCAAACGAGGCAAAACCAAATACAATATCACCAGACATATCCGCCATCCCAAGTATAACACAAAAAGAAGTGGAAATGGCTGTAAAGGAGATGAAAGACAGCAAAGCACCAGGAACAGATGACATTACTAGTGATATAATCAAGATTGGAGGAGAGGGAATTACTCAACATTTAGTTGGACTCTATAACCAAATATTGGATGAAAAAAGGATACCAGTTTGCTGGAAAGAGGCAAAAGTGATTCTCCTTTACAAGAAAG caatggaagatatattcagaaaGCTGAACCTACAGGAGAGAGGGATCAACATAGATGGCGAGAAGCTAACAGATGAAATGGGATAG
- the LOC140136555 gene encoding LOW QUALITY PROTEIN: uncharacterized protein (The sequence of the model RefSeq protein was modified relative to this genomic sequence to represent the inferred CDS: deleted 1 base in 1 codon), protein MTERVRGKSNHGYRGKYFDIRSEIIHRETFPFHDTHNDMKLRDIKSKMEFVTGIPCHLQRLTYLDSADMMDDSDIKHHDIVPGAAIQLEVWFTWKTLIKAAADGEIDQLMKLGVSHSIPYNTPSSDVMNEKSKAAWVRERAFVALCIAAHRGHVEMVQRLINGGADVHDKTPNGRTALHIAAAQGKNSAVEVLLHNGATIEDPDNSGHTPLVLAGLWGHKTCERQIFLFQWQQRAAKHKTRTDNGELMAHQMYDSHLKTWLKGEYAQMYHTQILPPGEFSGTGINAPRRPRASSVPREGHRDDDIMSMLSQDTATQTSVGSATTRKARFAGSEGGRGEGRRGKSKKDSKEQAFEKWLAEKKAKEDVITERKRLEQQKKKIKEEDEKRAASAREKSYEIWLKEQKGTGKGKGRGRTVYSPERGLSPDEKGGFDLMKIRKEMDILHPVHVT, encoded by the exons atgacaGAAAGAGTTAGAGGGAAGAGTAACCATGGTTACCGTGGAAAGTACTTTGACATCCGA AGTGAAATTATACACAGGGAGACATTTCCATTCCATGACACACACAATGACATGAAGCTAAGGGATATCAAATCCAAGATGGAATTTGTTACGGGCATACCTTGTCATCTACAGAGATTGACATATCTGGACAGTG CGGACATGATGGATGACAGTGACATCAAGCATCATGACATAGTACCAGGGGCAGCTATTCAACTGGAGGTATGGTTCACATGGAAAACACTTATAAAAGCTGCTGCAGATGGGGAGATTGATCAG CTAATGAAGCTTGGAGTATCCCACTCAATACCATACAACACACCCAGCTCAGATGTAATGAATGAGAAGTCCAAAGCCGCATGGGTCAGAGAGAGGGCGTTTGTTGCGTTATGTATCGCAGCACATCGTGGTCATGTAGAAATGGTGCAGAGATTAATTAATGGAG GAGCTGACGTACACGACAAAACTCCAAACGGCCGCACAGCTCTACACATAGCCGCTGCTCAAGGAAAGAACAGTGCTGTTGAGGTGCTTCTTCATAATGGTGCCACTATAGAGGACCCAGATAACAGCGGACATACCCCACTCGTCCTCGCTGGTCTCTGGGGTCATAAAACTTGCGAAAGACAAATATTCTTATTCCAGTGGCAACAAAGAGCCGCAAAACACAAAACAAGAACAGACAATGGCGAGCTTATGGCTCATCAAATGTATGACTCGCATCTGAAAACATGGCTGAAAGGCGAATACGCTCAAATGTATCATACACAAATCCTACCCCCTGGTGAGTTCTCCGGGACGGGGATTAATGCTCCGCGAAGACCGAGAGCAAGCTCAGTTCCGAGAGAAGGACATAGAGATGATGATATTATGTCAATGTTGTCACAGGATACAGCCACACAGACGTCTGTAGGGTCAGCTACGACGCGGAAAGCCCGATTTGCTGGAAGCGAAGGTGGAAGAGGTGAAGGAAGAAGAGG AAAATCCAAAAAAGATTCTAAAGAGCAAGCATTTGAAAAATGGTTAGCAGAGAAAAAGGCAAAGGAAGACGTCATCACCGAAAGAAAACGGCTGGAACAACAGAAGAAGAAGATCAAGGAAGAGGATGAGAAAAGAGCAGCTAGTGCTAGGGAGAAATCTTACGAAATCTGGCTGAAGGAACAGAAGGGAACAGGAAAAGGAAAAGGGAGGGGTAGAACTGTGTACTCACCAGAGAGGGGACTGAGTCCAGATGAGAAAGGAGGCTTTGATTTGATGAAAATTAGAAAAGAGATGGATATATTACACCCAGTGCATGTTACATGA